Within the Dolichospermum compactum NIES-806 genome, the region AATAGAAGTGTAGAAATTAGTACCGTAGTACGGTACTAAAAACTCAAGAACCTGATTACACAGGCTCTTCAGGAGATATTTAATTTTTGTTTGACTCATGCAGTTGTATTAAAGCTTTTGTCCTGTGTAGATAGAGCGAACTTCACCGTTACGACGAACAATAACTTCTCCGTTACTGACTTCTACTAGTGTCCAACCTGTAGTACCAATATTTTCACCCAGATTAATTCGGCGACTAATACCATCTACCTTAAACAAAGCCACAGATTTATTACCCAACTCTAATAGTCCCTCTAATTGTGCAGAATAGCTAGGTGCTAAAACCTGTTGTGGTATATTATTGGGTTCTTTTACAGGCGCAGGAGGAACTATCGTTGGTAATTTCGGTGGTGCGACCTTCAGCGGTTGAGGACTAACCGCTGCTGGTTTGAGATTAACCTGTGGTGTTTTAGTTACGGACTTAATTGCTGGTTGTATAGTATTAATGGTAGGAGGATTATTAACTGTTAAAGATGAAGGTATGGTAGGTGGTACTGGGACTATGGGAACAGTTGGTATTTGATATTTGGGTGCGGGAGACTGATACACTGGAATATATATGCGCTCAACCACATTAGGGGTCGTTAAACGATTATTAGCAGGTAGCATATTGTTTGCTGCTACAGGTAGTGGTAGGGTTTCTGTTGGTTGGGTATTTGGTAAAGGTAAAGCAGTAGTTTGATTGAGATTAACAGTGGGAAATCCTGGTTTGGCAATTGTTTTATCATTGGTTCTGCCTTGCTGTTCTATGACAGTTAAGGCTTCCAACATATAATTTACTAAGTCTAACTGAGGATCTGTGGTTACAGACGCAGGTGATGGTATCCGGTGATTTGGCAAACTTTGGGAAGTTAATTGGGCATTTATTGTATTTAATAAACCAGACTCGGTTAAGTAGACCATACCCAGCGTCCCGATGGTTAGGCTTAATCCCATAAATATAAGTTTACTTAAACCACTGGTTTGTTGTTGTTCAGTAGTTGTAATTGCTCTGATAGATGGATGATTAACCACTAGTGTAGTGGTTTGGACGTTTTTAATAGGTGCAGTAGATTGTAATGGACGATTAAGTTTTGATGGCAAAACCACATCTGGCATTTGAAATGTCATGGTTTGCACGGGGACAGATTCGGTTCTCTCTCTATGATGATTTCGCTTGCTTCGACCATCAAGAATGTTGTCAATATCATGAAAAAGTTCATCCATTAAGCTTTCAGCATAGCTTTCTATTGTCCAAGGCTCGTTATTAACGAAATCTATGCCTAAGGACATACTGGCGCTATCGGACGCTTCTGAAACAAGTAAATCAGCGCTGGATTTGGGTAACATAGGCTTTTCGGTTGTAGCTGAAGATAATGAGAGGACAAATTTGCTACTTCCTGGAAATCAACTACTTTTTTAATTGAACAGCTGATTTTTCTTGCCAGAGTCCAGGATTTGATTAGCTAATGGTATTAAATTGTACTCTGTTATGGAAATTTTGGTGAAATTAGTTAGGAAAATTTATAGGAGTTGTCCGGTGTCCGTTGTCCAAGAGAAGGAATAAGGAAGAAAAAAATTTTCCATACTAGAATATTTGTCCTCCCTATTACCCATTACCTATTACCTGTTACCGTCTTGTTTTTAGCTACTTCTAAATATATCAAAAGAGCGTTGATATCGGCTGGGTTAACTCCGCCAATTCTTGCTGCTTGTCCAATTGTGAGGGGTTTAACTTTGTTGAGTTTTTCTCTGGACTCTTTAGATAAAGTCTCAATGGCTGAGTAGTCCAAATCACTAGATAGTTGGCGATTTGCTTGACGGGCAACTTGGTCAATTTGGTTTTGCTGTCTGGCTAAATAACCAGCGTATTTGATGTCAATTTCTGCCCCTTCTTTTTCAGCTTGTTTAAGACTGGGGTTATCAAGTCCGTGACGTTCTAAATCAATGTAATGGATACCTGAACGACGCAGTAAATCAGCCAGGGTAATAGAACCTCTAATTACTTCTTGAGTATCGTGAGCGATCGCTTGTCCCACTGCCTCATGCTCTTTTATTCTAGTACCATGCAGGCGTTTTTTCTCCCCTGTAATTTGTTCTTGTTTTTGACTATACAAATCCCAACGTCGGTCATCAATTAAACCTATTTCCCGTCCTAACGGTGTCATGCGGATATCAGCATTATCAGAACGCAGTAATAAACGATACTCTGACCGACTGGTGAGCATTCGATAAGGTTCGCGTAAATCCTTCGTACACAAGTCATCAATTAACGTGCCAATATAACTTTGTTCACGGGGGAAAATAATCATTTCCTCACCCCGGACAAACCGCACTGCATTGATTCCTGCTACTATACCTTGGGCAGCAGCTTCTTCATAACCAGTCGTCCCATTTACCTGCCCGGCACAAAATAACCCTGGGATTTTCTTGGTCATCAAGGTAGGAAAACACTGAGTTGCGGGCAAATAATCATACTCTACAGCATAAGCCGGACGCAACATCACACAATTTTCCAAACCAGTCAGACTCCGCAACATCAAAATTTGCAAAGTTTCGGGTAAACCAGTGGAAAAACCTTGAATATACAATTCAGGAATATCTCTTCCTTCCGGTTCAATAAAGATTTGGTGACTTTCCTTATCGGCAAAGCGGACAATCTTATCTTCAATACTCGGACAATAGCGAGGTCCTTTTGCTTCCACCCAACCACCATACACCGGCGACAGATGCAAATTTTCCCGAATTAACCGATGAGTTTCTGGGGTTGTCCGGGTCATGTGACAAGGCATTTGTTCCCGTTCTACCCACACTTCGGGGTCAAAACTGAACCATCGCACAGCTTCGTCTCCCGGTTGAATTTCCATTTTACTGTAATCAACGGAACGCTTATCAACCCGTGCTGGTGTCCCAGTTTTCAGTCTGCCGGTTTCAAATCCTAAACGATTCAAAGTTTGTGTTAATCCTTCCGCTGCAAACTCTCCCGCGCGTCCTGCGGCCATGGATTTATTCCCCACCCAAATTTTACCGCCCAAAAATGTGCCAGTGGTGAGAATTACCGCTTTACAGTGAAAAGATACGCCAAAATAGGTTT harbors:
- the mnmG gene encoding tRNA uridine-5-carboxymethylaminomethyl(34) synthesis enzyme MnmG, whose product is MTMHNSAEFRDAYDVIVVGAGHAGCEAALATARLGCRTLLLTLNLDKIAWQPCNPAVGGPAKSQLTHEIDALGGEIGKMADRTYLQKRILNSSRGPAVWALRAQTDKREYAAIMKGIVENQENLTIREGMVTDLILNDSNEVIGLETYFGVSFHCKAVILTTGTFLGGKIWVGNKSMAAGRAGEFAAEGLTQTLNRLGFETGRLKTGTPARVDKRSVDYSKMEIQPGDEAVRWFSFDPEVWVEREQMPCHMTRTTPETHRLIRENLHLSPVYGGWVEAKGPRYCPSIEDKIVRFADKESHQIFIEPEGRDIPELYIQGFSTGLPETLQILMLRSLTGLENCVMLRPAYAVEYDYLPATQCFPTLMTKKIPGLFCAGQVNGTTGYEEAAAQGIVAGINAVRFVRGEEMIIFPREQSYIGTLIDDLCTKDLREPYRMLTSRSEYRLLLRSDNADIRMTPLGREIGLIDDRRWDLYSQKQEQITGEKKRLHGTRIKEHEAVGQAIAHDTQEVIRGSITLADLLRRSGIHYIDLERHGLDNPSLKQAEKEGAEIDIKYAGYLARQQNQIDQVARQANRQLSSDLDYSAIETLSKESREKLNKVKPLTIGQAARIGGVNPADINALLIYLEVAKNKTVTGNR